One Gossypium raimondii isolate GPD5lz chromosome 3, ASM2569854v1, whole genome shotgun sequence genomic window carries:
- the LOC105797170 gene encoding UDP-galactose transporter 1 → MEEGRFLQWGVFRSLLAILQWWGFNVTVIIMNKWIFQKLDFKFPLSVSCVHFICSSIGAYLVIKVLKLKPLIAVDPEDRWKRIFPMSFVFCINIVLGNVSLRYIPVSFMQTIKSFTPATTVFLQCLVWRKYFDRRIWASLVPIVGGILLTSVTELSFNMLGFCAALFGCLATSTKTILAESLLHGYKFDSINTVYYMAPFATMILGVPALLLEGNGVMDWFHAHPAPWAALIIIFSSGVLAFCLNFSIFYVIHSTTAVTFNVAGNLKVAVAVLISWLIFRNPISGLNAVGCGITLLGCTFYGYVRHMLSQQTPGTPRTPRTPRKKMELLPLVNNEKLDDKV, encoded by the exons ATGGAAGAAGGGAGATTTCTGCAGTGGGGTGTTTTCAGATCTCTTCTTGCGATTCTCCAATGGTGGGGTTTTAATGTTACTGTTATAATCATGAACAAATGGATCTTTCAG AAATTGGATTTCAAGTTTCCTCTTTCAGTATCATGCGTTCACTTCATATGCTCCTCGATCGGAGCATATCTGGTAATCAAAGTGCTAAAGCTCAAACCTCTAATAGCGGTTGATCCTGAAGATCGCTGGAAACGGATATTTCCTATGTCTTTCGTGTTCTGTATCAACATAGTGTTGGGAAATGTTAGCTTACGCTATATCCCGGTTTCTTTCATGCAGACTATCAAATCATTCACTCCTGCAACCACCG TTTTTCTGCAGTGTCTAGTTTGGAGAAAGTACTTTGACAGGCGAATTTGGGCCTCTTTGGTTCCTATTGTCGGAGGAATTCTGCTAACATCTGTTACAGAACTTAGTTTTAACATGCTTGGGTTTTGTGCTGCCTTATTTGGATGTTTAGCTACTTCTACAAAGACTATCCTTGCTGAATCTCTACTGCACGGATACAAGTTCGACAG CATAAACACGGTTTACTACATGGCACCTTTTGCAACCATGATCTTGGGAGTACCAGCACTGTTACTCGAAGGAAATGGGGTAATGGATTGGTTTCATGCTCACCCTGCCCCGTGGGCAGCCCTCATCATTATTTTCAGCTCAGGAGTGCTGGCTTTCTGTCTTAACTTCTCCATTTTTTATGTGATTCACTCAACTACTGCTGTCACGTTTAATGTCGCCGGAAACCTCAAG GTAGCAGTTGCCGTGTTGATTTCATGGCTGATATTCCGGAACCCTATCTCGGGTCTTAATGCTGTTGGCTGTGGTATCACACTGTTGGGATGTACATTTTACGGATACGTGCGACATATGCTCTCTCAACAGACTCCAGGAACACCCCGGACACCTCGGACACCTAGGAAGAAGATGGAACTACTTCCCcttgtaaataatgaaaagttaGATGATAAGGTTTGA
- the LOC105797171 gene encoding uncharacterized protein LOC105797171, with product MASSSSFFRQLSGKQGWKSKSLRWGVNNKNNICGGCETSLKAHQMEGLDMYGNGGAGSGDDGLVLRKRVMVLVDKSSHSRHAMMWALTHVANKGDLLTLLHVIPPTPNCSHSPSSFTYLANSLGSLCKACKPEVEVEALIIQGPKLWTVKSQVKKLGVSVLVVGQRRQSPLLTLCLGGSRQNDEFVEQCIKTIDRHCLTIGVRRQSNGLGGYLITTRWLNNFWLLA from the exons ATGGCAAGTTCATCTTCATTTTTTAGGCAGCTAAGTGGCAAACAAGGTTGGAAATCTAAATCCTTGCGTTGGGGAGTGAACAACAAGAACAATATTTGTGGTGGGTGTGAGACAAGCTTAAAAGCTCATCAAATGGAAGGTCTTGACATGTACGGCAATGGTGGTGCTGGTAGTGGTGATGATGGGTTGGTTTTAAGGAAGAGAGTGATGGTTTTAGTGGACAAAAGCTCACATTCTAGGCATGCAATGATGTGGGCACTCACTCATGTAGCTAACAAGGGTGATTTGCTTACTTTGCTTCATGTTATCCCTCCAACCCCCAACTGTTCACACTCCCCTTCTTCTTTTACTTATCTTGCTAACTCTCTTGGCTCACTCTGCAAAGCTTGTAAACCCGAG GTAGAAGTAGAAGCATTGATAATCCAAGGGCCGAAGCTGTGGACAGTGAAGAGCCAAGTGAAAAAGCTAGGGGTTTCAGTGTTGGTAGTGGGTCAGAGAAGGCAATCTCCATTGTTAACCTTGTG TCTAGGCGGGAGCAGGCAGAATGATGAGTTTGTTGAGCAATGTATCAAAACTATAGATCGACATTGCCTTACCATTGGGGTTAGGAGGCAGAGCAATGGCCTCGGTGGCTACCTTATCACCACCAGGTGGCTCAACAACTTTTGGCTCTTGGCTTAG